DNA from Cydia pomonella isolate Wapato2018A chromosome 14, ilCydPomo1, whole genome shotgun sequence:
ATCGTATGTTGCTCTTGCAGTCGAGATCGTTTTTACGTACTCCTGTTCGAATACAACGTGTGAATACCATGGCGTCTCCGAAGCCCTATGCTTCTGTGTCTGAAGAGTCGAGTGAAGTGCAAGTGTTGGACTCAATAGAGCCGCTTGTCACGGCCTCCTCTTCTACGCCGTCTGCGAGTAGTGCGCGAGTGATGGACTCAATAGAGCCGCTTGTGCCTACCGTGGTGATTTCGTCGAACCTCGTTGAACCGGTTGCTGGTCCCAGTGGGATGGCATCTGGTTCCGGTGGTAGCCAACCGGCTACCGCTAGTTCTTCGGACGAGGAAGACGAATTCGCTGCGACGCAGGTGCCTAGACCTACGGGTTCATCTGGCAGAAGATTGAATCCGTACTCAGACGAATTAAggtaaattcattttatttacttatgttgATCGGTCTGCATGGATTTTGTAACTCTTGAGTCATTAATATATGTTTTGTTTAGAATTTATGTATTTTCCATacagtattttttgtaaatatatggtATTACATTTTGAAGTTAATGGAAATGATGTATATTTTGAAATCaataccccccctccccccctctaGAAGTTGCAATctcattttaatcattttttaaattgtttcagATCTATGTGGAATTGGCGCAAGATCTTTTTGGAATTGGGCACTCATGATCAGTGTGTCCAATTTGCTGAGGAGAGGAACCTGATCCTGACGGAGAAGCTCTGCAGCTATCACCGAAAACCGATGACGCTTACGAAGGAGTCAGGCCAACTTGGCAAATTCAGATGCAGAAAAAGCAACTGCCGGACTAAAACTGTGTCCCGTGCTAGTGGGACATGGTTCGAAGATGCTAGGTTGCCCCTcacatttatatttcaaataatgtATGCTTTCAGTGAGGGAATATCATACCACCAGACAAGAAAGCAGCTAGCATCCCAAGATAGTCCGGTGTTATCAAGTAGGACAGTAGCGAATTGGTTCAATTACTGCAGGGAAGTTATTGCCGTCCACGAACTGCAAAACCAAAGGGTCCAAGGAAAGATAGGGGGCCCTAATAAAGTGGTACAAATTGACAAATCAAAGTTTGGAAAGAGAAAATATAATCGTGGACGGCAGATCGAAGGCCATTGGGTGATAGGAATGATCGAAGACGGCAATGATGACTTCAGGCTCGAAGTGTGTCCCGATAATGAGCGATCTGCGGAGATATTGGTGCcacttataaaaaaacatgtcgcGGAAGGCTCGATCATACACACTGATTATTGGAGAGCATATATGAGCCTTCCCGACCATGGATACATTCACAACAGGGTCAACCACAGTGACCCTGTCAATAAATTTGTGGCACCAGATGGGAGACACACCCAACGTATTGAGAACCAGTGGAGAGGTTTGAAAAAACATTTCCGGCAAAGCCAAAATAAACAGGATTTCACCCTTTGGCTCTCAGAGTATTCCTGGAGGAGGAGGATTTACATTGACCACTTGGATCCATACGAGGAATTATTAAAAGCTATTAAGTTTGTGTATGATAGggagtaaatatatatttttataataagggtcggacaacaaaaaaattaagccACGCCCCCTTTTCGGAAATTCCTCACTTCTGCATCAAGCCCCGCCCCTTTTTCGGAAAATCCTCACTTTCTGCCCGTAAGCCCCGcccctttttatttttaccttatatCCTTTATCTCTCCACATTCTATAGGAAAGTGACCAAAATCATAGGAAACAAGGTGATAATAGTGTAATAGCTAAATAACGTTATTATTCTAACCTCAAAACTTTCACAATTGATATCTCCGTAACCATGGGGTTCCGCGGGGGGGGGGGATGGTACCGGGGGGTAGCCCCttccccccccctaaaaccccaTAAATCGATGGTCCATAATGGAAATTTTTATCCTCCAAGGTTTTCCAGAGCTCTCTGTCTGAGGCTGTTGCTATCCAGTTTGGACCAGCGACTGCCGCTAGGTCGTCTGACCAGTGCGTGCGCGGCTTGCCTCTGCCGCGCTTTCCCGTAGGTCCGGGCCACACCGTGGCTTCCTTTGTCCAACGACCATCCTGCAGTCTTGCTAGATGGCCAGCCCATCTCCATTTTTGCTTTAGTGCCTGTACTAAAAAATCTAAGAATTtggttttttctttaattttcacCTTGCGCACTTTGTCTATTCTTTTGATTTTAAGTACTGACCTTTCCATGGCTGATTGACATGAACGTATACCTTGCTTGCTATTATTAGTCAGTGGCCATGTTTGCGAGCTATAAGTGAGGCAGGGTAATATACAACTGTCCATAACTTTTTTCTTAATTGATAGAGATAAATCGCTTTGAAAGATTTCTTATAGTGCCCAGAACTTTTCCACGATATGTTTATTCTACGCTTGATTTCATCTGGGCCACTGATTGGGTCAAAAGATATCATTTTTCCtaggtaaatatgtatatgAGTTTACATATTCTATGTTAGTTTGACAAACTTTGATGGGcgtttttaaattgtttgtcATAACTTTTGTCTTGTCAAAGTTCATTTTTAGTCCTATATTTTGGCTTGCTTTATTTAGGTCGTTGATCATGTACTCCAATTTGCGCCTTGactctgaaaataaaataatatcgtcTGCAAAGCGGAGATGTGTCAAGTGCCGGTGGTTGACAAATATACCATGTTGGTCCCAATTCAGTTGATTAAAGGCTAGTTCGAGCCACAGACCTATAAATCTATGGACTAGAAGTACCTACGAAATGAGCGTGCCTACCTAAACTATTTTGTCGGAAAAAATGGCGTACTTCCGGTAGGGCTGCATTGCTCTATCttaaaaaatatcgatatcgataaatatGTTATCTGCCTGTCTATCGCTAATTTTGACATGAAAATTAGCATAGCTGGAGTTTAGTAGCAACGTGGATTGAATTAAGTGTTAATCACCATATTGAGCTGGATAGAGTCGACGAATCCTTCTAAGCCTGTAAATTGCAAGCGGGTTGCTGTCCGTAACTCTGCAGTTTGTTTTTTAATAGGATAGACTGTGGGAGTGTTATGAGAACACTTTCACGATCTGTGCGATAGCACCATGTTTGATAAATGATGGTGCAGAGTTCGCTTATTTCTATCCATTTGGATATTGAATATTGGATTCCGTTAAGATTAATTAGATATTTGGTATGCATAtatacctctcgcgtcgaatggtgcctatgacagttccttcaagtctTTGCTGTCTGGGTTTAGTTTAAAAATTTATTCAATATCtttttaccatattttattacttaaacgttatatttctaaataaattcatgtactaaacttccaaaaaaatGTCTTCAAACATTTTTCGTGATAGCTGCgccatattaaaataaactgtcactgtcatagggaccatcattcggaagtttagcatattaatttatttagaaatgtaatattCAAGTAATGAAAATACAGTAAAAACTCATTtctttaatagttttttaaattaagacTCACCATAAGAGAATTTAAGGAAGTGCCATAGGGATCATACTTTGTATAGGCCTAGTTATCTCCTTTGTGTTGAAAGGTAAGATGGTAGTAGCAGTAACTTTagaagggttaaaaaaaaaaacaatttttcacataatttattcATTGCGGAACAGtatcaatttattaaaataattcctGTAAGACACCTTTTCTGTGGCTTTTTTCCCGTAATACCGGTACCTAATGTCGATATAGGCCTTAATAATGCTTTTTATTAATAGCACCCTGTGGTTCGTGTCGTGTTCCACGCTTCCGGTGGATAAAACGTTTTGGTTATCGAAACCATAAAATTCAACAAAGAATTTGAAGACGTACAGATAATATTCTTCTGGCTTCTTTTTAGTATCAAGATGTTTTTTTATCACGTTCTCtgcttttttaattatatttattacatctGTTGATGCATATTTCAAGCCTCCccttgattttaaataaatgaggCTCTTTTTATTTTCTTCGCCACTTAATAACTGCAAACAAATGTCGCACTTTAAATTGTTTGACAGTTTCCTGCATACGAAACCGGCTATATATTCCACCACACTTTCTTCATATTTGTTCATATCACTCGCCAATGACTCGAAATATGTTTCGTATAGTTCGCTGTGGTCCTCCTCTATCTCGACGAACCTGTTTTTTTCCGTcaagttattaatattttcgaTAGGACTGGCGCTTGAGCAAGttagaatatttatttgctCGAGGGCGATGCAGTTACCTATCCCGCCATCCCGAATTTCTGCTCTCACTAGCAATTTTTTGTACGCCGCACGAAACTGCACAGCATTTGGGTTGTTGTTGAACCCTCCCCTCGCTCGTATCGAGGAAAAAAACAGCTCTAGATGGTCCTGGCTGATTTTATACATGGGTATGTACTTTAATAGAGCTTTTTCTTCCACCACGTCTTCGTACAGATTCAATGCGCTTGTCATATCGATTATGAGGCCAATGAAGCCGGTTTTCCTTCGGGACTGTATTAAGAGCTCTCCCGAAGGAAGCTTTAATCTTCGTAAGTATTCAATGGCGCCTTCAAAAAATGCCCGAATAAAGCCTATATTGGCCGGACACATTGCCTTTTTTAAGCCAGGAGGCCGCATAGAGTGGCTGTTTAGTATATCAAATACGTTgttaattgtattaataaaGTTCACAGTGCCTTCACAATCTTTAAAGTCCTCCAATTGTAAttcatttttacaaaacaaTAAGGCGTCAGCGACGGAATTGCTTAGCAACTGTGTTGCCAATCGCACCTTCATCTTCTGTTTTTCATAGAAGATATGAGcctttgatatttttgttgCGAGATGCAATCCATGCTGCTCTTGCAAGCTCAACAAAAGTTGTAGATATCTGAACTCTACTTTTCTTCCCAGACCATCGATCAGTACCCTTAAGTCACCTAAGGTATTTCTGATGAGTTTGATTGCGTGACATGGGTCTATAAATGAGTGAACTCTGTTGTCGTTGTCGGTTTTAAATGATGTGCTTTCTTGAGTTTTATTAAGGGGACAACCCAATGCAGAAAACATGCTAAAATTGGAAGCCGGACCGTCGCAAGTAACGGATACTACTTGAGCGCCTGTGTTTTCCGTCATTTGAATGGCAGTTTCTACCAGAAGACATTTTTGCTCGCCGCTTAGggatgttataaaaaaatagccgATTGGCAGTTTCCAAGCACCATTAATGCATGTTAACATTAACACCAGACACTGATTGGCTTCTTCGGCTGAATCACAATCGATATGGTGACCATAATCTACACGACCATGATATTTTTGGGCTTTGGGGTCCCATGTTAAGCCTTTTCTGATGGCAATCTCATCTAAGACAAGAGCGCACAAAATTTGTTGTGGCTTACTTTGCTCTACCTTCTTCTTCAAAGTATCAAATGCTTCTTTAGTAAAGCCAGCTTCTGCATTTACGTTTTGGTACCACTTTGATAGGGTGCGGGGGTGTGGCAAACACGTGTTGTATACTCTTCTGATGTAATCATAAGCTTTGGGTGACAAAAAGTGTAATGTCAAGGCAAATTTCCGTATTTcttcagaatattttttttctaacggCAACCCTTTAGATTTTGCAATCtgtcgctttaaaaaaatcctgaGAGC
Protein-coding regions in this window:
- the LOC133525162 gene encoding uncharacterized protein LOC133525162, with translation MLLLQSRSFLRTPVRIQRVNTMASPKPYASVSEESSEVQVLDSIEPLVTASSSTPSASSARVMDSIEPLVPTVVISSNLVEPVAGPSGMASGSGGSQPATASSSDEEDEFAATQVPRPTGSSGRRLNPYSDELRSMWNWRKIFLELGTHDQCVQFAEERNLILTEKLCSYHRKPMTLTKESGQLGKFRCRKSNCRTKTVSRASGTWFEDARLPLTFIFQIMYAFSEGISYHQTRKQLASQDSPVLSSRTVANWFNYCREVIAVHELQNQRVQGKIGGPNKVVQIDKSKFGKRKYNRGRQIEGHWVIGMIEDGNDDFRLEVCPDNERSAEILVPLIKKHVAEGSIIHTDYWRAYMSLPDHGYIHNRVNHSDPVNKFVNQWRGLKKHFRQSQNKQDFTLWLSEYSWRRRIYIDHLDPYEELLKAIKFVYDRE